One window of the Sphaerochaeta associata genome contains the following:
- the rsxC gene encoding electron transport complex subunit RsxC, which produces MQKVPTFSKGGVHPDDKKVFSRSQSIERLPMPSELIVALSQHLGAPAKALKAKGDTVLKGEKIGESAGFISSDVHSPVNGVIKEVRRVNLANSVQCDAFVIVPDAEQPDQESVELDWKEQSSADLLAKIKDLGIVGMGGATFPAHVKFTVPRDKKVEAFVVNGVECEPYLTADYRIMLEKGEQALEGAMICAKITGARRVIVGIEMNKPDCISHLQEIVKQKGYPIEIVGLKVKYPQGDEKQLLKATIQREIPSGKLPLDVGAVVANIGTCNAIYEAIVLGKSLYERVISVTGECIANPKNILAPVGTKVSDLLAFCGGFSSEPEKLVSGGPMMGFSFFDLETPITKGSSGLLALPPQKKVRTTPCLNCGRCVAACPIGLMPARLYRLIDNGRYEEAMQTSLMDCKECGCCSYVCPAHLPLVHTMKTGKKLGRKKK; this is translated from the coding sequence ATGCAGAAAGTACCTACGTTCAGCAAGGGTGGTGTGCATCCTGATGACAAGAAGGTATTCAGCCGTTCCCAGTCGATCGAAAGACTACCCATGCCGTCGGAGTTGATCGTCGCACTGTCACAGCACCTAGGTGCACCGGCGAAAGCCCTCAAAGCCAAGGGCGATACCGTGCTCAAGGGAGAAAAAATAGGGGAGAGTGCAGGGTTCATCAGCTCTGATGTCCACTCACCTGTCAACGGCGTTATCAAGGAAGTCAGGCGGGTCAACCTTGCAAACAGCGTTCAATGCGATGCGTTTGTGATAGTTCCCGATGCCGAGCAACCCGATCAGGAAAGCGTTGAGCTCGATTGGAAAGAGCAAAGCAGTGCAGATTTGCTTGCTAAAATCAAGGATTTGGGCATTGTGGGCATGGGCGGAGCCACCTTCCCAGCCCATGTAAAGTTCACTGTTCCCCGTGACAAGAAGGTGGAAGCCTTTGTTGTCAATGGTGTGGAGTGTGAGCCCTACCTGACCGCCGACTATCGCATCATGCTCGAAAAAGGCGAACAAGCGCTCGAGGGAGCCATGATATGCGCCAAGATCACCGGAGCTCGGCGAGTTATCGTAGGTATCGAGATGAACAAGCCCGACTGCATCTCCCATCTGCAAGAAATCGTCAAGCAGAAGGGTTACCCGATTGAAATCGTAGGTTTAAAAGTCAAATATCCCCAGGGAGATGAGAAACAGTTGCTCAAGGCTACCATCCAACGGGAAATCCCTTCGGGGAAACTTCCTCTTGATGTCGGTGCCGTTGTGGCGAACATCGGCACTTGCAATGCAATCTATGAAGCAATCGTATTGGGCAAGAGTCTCTACGAACGGGTGATCAGCGTCACCGGAGAGTGTATTGCCAACCCCAAGAACATCCTGGCTCCGGTGGGAACCAAGGTAAGCGACTTGCTCGCCTTCTGCGGTGGTTTTTCGAGTGAACCGGAAAAACTGGTCAGCGGCGGACCTATGATGGGTTTCTCTTTTTTCGATTTGGAAACCCCCATCACCAAGGGAAGCAGCGGACTGCTTGCTCTGCCTCCTCAGAAAAAGGTCCGTACTACACCGTGTCTGAACTGCGGGCGCTGTGTTGCAGCCTGCCCGATCGGATTGATGCCGGCAAGGCTGTATCGCCTGATCGACAATGGTCGCTATGAAGAGGCGATGCAGACCAGTCTTATGGACTGCAAGGAGTGCGGTTGCTGCTCTTATGTATGTCCGGCGCACCTGCCGCTCGTGCATACCATGAAGACTGGAAAGAAACTGGGGAGAAAGAAGAAATGA
- a CDS encoding poly(A) polymerase yields the protein MLIRYKQDELGKTLPVANIYTQPEHKIQASLLDKDALWAIKKLQASGAEAYLVGGAVRDMMLGTTPKDFDIATSASPRQIQRMFWNARIIGKRFKLVHLVFKDKVLEVSTFRSGEEALDGNNNVFGSIDQDAKRRDFSINSFYYDPTSGQLLDFNHAMEDFKKKRISSIIDLDESFKEDPVRMIRAIKYSVSTGFTLRWSIKMAIRKYSNELSRVSTSRLTEEVNKILASGHSCDIFNELKRYKLLVFMLPAFSIYSSYPQVQSSLKEMDKQVMLAKQGKGAEVQLADMIKALVDPLIVFTDEQLTIDQRFKETFRQIKVLISPMTPSNYDIELASERLLCERGFKTPRNCVRVQRPANRIPGRRPAAAAQRKPRGEVSAEGAKKRRTRKRGPKKSPMAIAGAQAHSELPAAQTSAEVHDL from the coding sequence ATGCTGATACGATACAAACAAGACGAATTAGGAAAGACCCTGCCTGTTGCCAATATCTATACGCAACCCGAGCATAAGATCCAAGCCAGCCTGCTTGACAAGGATGCCCTATGGGCGATCAAGAAACTCCAAGCCAGCGGTGCGGAGGCCTATTTGGTCGGTGGTGCCGTTCGGGACATGATGCTCGGCACCACTCCCAAGGATTTTGATATTGCCACCAGTGCATCACCAAGACAGATCCAACGAATGTTCTGGAATGCCAGAATCATAGGAAAGCGTTTCAAGCTGGTGCATCTGGTTTTCAAGGACAAGGTTTTGGAAGTCTCCACCTTCAGAAGCGGTGAGGAGGCTTTGGACGGGAACAATAATGTGTTCGGTTCCATCGATCAGGATGCAAAACGCCGCGATTTCTCCATCAACAGCTTCTATTACGACCCCACCAGCGGCCAGTTGCTGGATTTCAACCATGCCATGGAGGATTTCAAGAAAAAACGCATCAGTTCAATTATTGACTTGGATGAATCCTTCAAAGAGGACCCGGTCAGGATGATCCGGGCGATCAAGTACTCTGTATCAACCGGTTTCACCTTGCGTTGGAGCATTAAAATGGCCATCCGCAAGTACTCGAATGAACTTTCGCGGGTTTCTACAAGCCGGCTGACCGAAGAGGTGAACAAGATACTGGCCAGCGGTCACAGTTGTGATATTTTCAATGAGCTGAAGCGATACAAGCTTCTGGTTTTCATGCTGCCGGCCTTTTCCATTTACAGCAGTTATCCACAGGTGCAGTCGAGCCTGAAGGAGATGGACAAGCAGGTAATGCTTGCAAAGCAGGGGAAAGGCGCTGAAGTTCAGCTGGCAGACATGATCAAGGCTCTCGTTGATCCTTTGATCGTCTTTACCGATGAACAGCTGACAATCGACCAGCGCTTCAAGGAGACGTTCAGGCAGATCAAGGTGCTGATCAGCCCCATGACTCCGTCCAACTATGATATTGAGCTTGCCAGCGAACGACTGTTGTGCGAGCGAGGATTCAAGACTCCCCGCAACTGTGTCCGTGTGCAGCGCCCTGCCAATCGTATTCCCGGTCGCAGGCCTGCAGCAGCCGCTCAGCGCAAGCCCAGGGGCGAGGTGTCAGCCGAAGGGGCGAAGAAGCGAAGAACCAGAAAACGGGGACCGAAGAAGAGCCCGATGGCTATTGCAGGTGCACAGGCGCATTCCGAGCTGCCTGCAGCTCAGACCAGTGCTGAGGTGCATGACCTTTAG
- the hisS gene encoding histidine--tRNA ligase — MSDKTKAGSIIEPRVLKGFRDFLPAMEIPKKAIISKLETHFSSYGFVPIDTPVLEYTEVLLGKGGGETDKQIFHFKDNGERDVALRFDLTVPFARFLAQHQSELALPFKRFHIDKVWRGENPQKGRYREFTQCDFDIVGVDNAEADFEILSMMDSSFSVMGVENYQFCIAHRGLFNAFLAHLDILDKSTEILRTVDKLRKIGKEEVASQLAEITGSSEKANQILAYIHKENENESFLETLDRLSSLAGNEEVHTKRMRAIHAYLMKAGIADHFVFDPSITRGLDYYTGIVYETFLTQLPNFGSVCSGGRYNDLASLYTKENLPGVGSSIGLDRLLAALEELESPIVQSTSSADVAIFNTDMAGFAYYDQLARSLRKAGLRVCVHLTDKKLAAQYKWAENNAISYAILVSKEEEEQNRFTLRHLANRENHPNLTLQEALTILQRK; from the coding sequence ATGAGCGACAAAACAAAGGCCGGAAGCATCATCGAACCGAGGGTTCTGAAAGGGTTCCGTGACTTCCTGCCCGCTATGGAAATCCCCAAAAAGGCGATTATCAGCAAACTGGAAACCCATTTCTCTTCCTATGGCTTTGTCCCCATTGATACACCGGTGTTGGAATATACCGAAGTGCTGCTCGGCAAGGGTGGTGGTGAGACAGATAAACAGATATTTCACTTCAAGGACAATGGAGAGCGTGATGTGGCTCTGCGTTTCGACCTCACCGTACCGTTCGCCCGCTTTCTCGCCCAACATCAAAGCGAACTCGCCCTACCCTTCAAGCGGTTTCATATAGACAAGGTATGGCGTGGCGAGAATCCCCAGAAAGGAAGATACAGGGAGTTCACCCAGTGCGACTTTGACATTGTAGGTGTCGATAATGCGGAGGCCGACTTTGAGATTCTCTCAATGATGGACAGCTCCTTCTCTGTCATGGGAGTCGAGAATTATCAGTTCTGCATCGCCCACAGGGGTCTGTTCAATGCCTTCCTCGCCCATTTGGACATACTGGACAAGAGCACCGAAATTCTCAGGACCGTGGACAAACTCAGGAAAATCGGCAAGGAAGAGGTAGCTTCCCAGCTTGCAGAGATTACCGGCAGCAGCGAAAAAGCGAACCAAATTCTTGCTTATATCCACAAGGAGAACGAGAACGAGAGTTTTTTGGAGACGCTTGACCGCTTGAGCTCCCTCGCCGGCAATGAAGAAGTTCACACGAAACGGATGAGGGCCATCCATGCCTATCTGATGAAGGCGGGTATAGCCGATCACTTCGTATTCGACCCGTCCATCACCCGAGGACTTGACTACTACACAGGCATTGTCTATGAAACCTTCCTCACGCAACTGCCGAACTTCGGTTCGGTATGCAGCGGAGGAAGGTACAACGACCTGGCAAGCCTGTATACGAAGGAGAACCTTCCCGGTGTTGGTTCTTCCATCGGACTCGACCGTCTTTTGGCTGCACTGGAGGAACTGGAAAGTCCCATCGTGCAGTCCACCAGTTCGGCCGATGTAGCCATTTTCAACACCGATATGGCTGGCTTCGCCTATTACGACCAACTTGCCAGGTCCCTGAGGAAGGCAGGCTTGAGAGTCTGCGTCCATCTCACGGACAAGAAGTTGGCAGCCCAGTACAAGTGGGCCGAGAACAATGCCATATCCTATGCCATTCTTGTAAGCAAGGAAGAGGAAGAGCAGAATCGGTTCACCCTGAGACATCTGGCAAACCGAGAAAACCATCCCAATCTGACGCTGCAAGAGGCGTTAACGATACTACAAAGGAAATAA
- a CDS encoding RnfABCDGE type electron transport complex subunit D encodes MNKPTLTVSSSPHLHAKTDTASIMWIVSLALAPATLWGVYVFGLRSALVLAVAIASSLLCEFLLGKVSKESTLWDGSAFLTGLLVGLNMSPSVPLFIPFLASAFAIFVAKWVFGGLGANWANPALAGRVFVFFSFTTPMSSYVTPKTLASAMPDALASATPLGFAKTAIASGTLGMDANALLEGASYPATSFAQSISSVTGFSAYSIDSFLGNVAGCIGEVSALALLIGGIFLLVSKIITWHIPVTYLLSVGVFSWIFGGIPSANGAFSGSFFPSMFSGGLMLGALFMATDYVTSPISHKGQIVYGLGCGFFTFLFRYFGSMPEAVSVSILLMNILTPTIDRYIIPRKFGDTRELRKKQKEAKV; translated from the coding sequence ATGAATAAACCTACCTTGACGGTTTCCTCTTCACCACATCTTCATGCGAAGACGGATACTGCATCAATTATGTGGATTGTATCGCTGGCCTTGGCACCGGCCACCTTGTGGGGTGTCTATGTGTTCGGCTTGCGTTCAGCTCTTGTTTTGGCGGTTGCCATTGCAAGTTCTCTGCTCTGTGAATTTTTGCTGGGGAAAGTCAGCAAGGAATCGACCTTGTGGGACGGCTCAGCCTTCCTTACCGGCTTGTTGGTCGGCTTGAATATGAGTCCTTCGGTTCCGTTGTTCATTCCCTTCCTTGCAAGTGCCTTTGCAATTTTTGTTGCAAAGTGGGTGTTCGGAGGTTTGGGAGCCAACTGGGCGAACCCGGCTCTTGCCGGCCGTGTGTTCGTGTTTTTCTCTTTCACGACACCTATGTCCAGCTATGTAACCCCCAAAACACTTGCATCTGCGATGCCTGACGCCTTGGCTTCTGCAACTCCTCTCGGATTTGCCAAGACTGCCATTGCTTCGGGAACGCTTGGCATGGATGCAAACGCCCTCTTGGAAGGAGCCTCGTATCCGGCCACTTCATTTGCACAGTCCATCTCCTCGGTGACGGGGTTCAGTGCCTACAGCATAGACTCCTTCTTGGGAAATGTAGCCGGTTGTATCGGAGAAGTGAGTGCTTTGGCTCTGCTGATCGGTGGTATTTTCCTGTTGGTCTCCAAAATCATTACCTGGCATATCCCGGTAACATACCTGTTGAGTGTAGGTGTCTTCTCTTGGATCTTCGGAGGTATTCCTTCGGCGAATGGAGCTTTCAGCGGGTCTTTCTTCCCCTCGATGTTCTCCGGTGGTCTGATGCTGGGAGCCTTGTTCATGGCTACCGACTACGTCACCAGCCCCATCAGTCACAAGGGTCAGATAGTCTACGGTCTTGGTTGCGGCTTCTTCACCTTTCTCTTCCGATATTTCGGCAGCATGCCCGAGGCCGTCTCGGTCTCCATTCTTCTGATGAATATCCTGACCCCCACCATCGACAGGTATATCATTCCCCGCAAATTCGGCGATACGCGAGAACTGCGCAAGAAACAGAAGGAGGCTAAAGTATGA
- a CDS encoding 3-dehydroquinate synthase, translating into MKKLTTAVLDQGKTTDILLADDLKDLANHLGGYGRAVMWVFDTNTAKLFKQLPPAHVVLESGESSKHLSSLERILSTCLDEGLARDGRIIGFGGGVVCDLSAFAASVYMRGCRLTLVPTTLLAMVDAAVGGKTAVDFRGMKNMVGSFYPAGEVLICIDTLRTLSDKEFLNGLAEVIKHALLSQDEELYKFLLVKKNEILSREPKTLATLVELSLEVKKWYIEQDPTETKGIRQMLNLGHTFAHALESSSHFGSWSHGAAVAWGTCRALEAGIAMQVTDKAYAIGATKLFKSYGYDIEHRIGRGDWIEFRDHLLKDKKKADGKVLFVLLEGQGKGVLRPLEMPLIQHLVIAKPIF; encoded by the coding sequence ATGAAGAAACTGACGACAGCCGTACTCGACCAAGGGAAAACTACTGATATTTTGCTTGCAGATGACTTGAAGGATCTAGCCAACCATCTCGGAGGGTATGGCCGCGCAGTCATGTGGGTGTTCGATACCAATACGGCCAAGCTGTTCAAGCAACTTCCTCCCGCCCATGTAGTACTGGAAAGCGGCGAGAGTTCGAAGCATCTATCCTCGCTGGAGCGTATTCTTTCAACCTGTCTCGACGAAGGGTTGGCTCGTGATGGTCGGATCATCGGTTTCGGTGGTGGAGTGGTCTGCGACCTCTCCGCCTTTGCCGCATCGGTATACATGCGCGGCTGCAGGCTTACCCTCGTACCGACCACGCTGCTTGCCATGGTCGATGCTGCAGTAGGGGGCAAGACCGCAGTCGATTTTCGCGGCATGAAGAACATGGTCGGCTCCTTCTATCCCGCAGGCGAGGTCCTCATTTGCATCGATACGCTGAGAACGCTCAGCGACAAGGAGTTCCTCAACGGTCTGGCTGAAGTGATCAAGCATGCCTTGCTCAGCCAGGATGAGGAGTTGTACAAGTTTCTGTTGGTCAAGAAAAATGAGATTCTCAGCCGGGAACCTAAAACCTTGGCGACGTTGGTGGAGCTTTCGTTGGAAGTAAAGAAATGGTACATCGAGCAGGATCCAACCGAAACGAAAGGTATCAGGCAGATGCTCAATCTCGGGCACACCTTTGCTCATGCCTTGGAATCCTCCTCGCACTTTGGTTCCTGGAGTCACGGGGCGGCCGTTGCGTGGGGAACCTGCCGGGCATTGGAAGCCGGCATCGCCATGCAGGTCACCGACAAGGCTTATGCTATCGGTGCGACCAAGCTGTTCAAGAGCTATGGCTACGATATCGAACATCGAATCGGACGCGGCGATTGGATTGAGTTCCGAGACCATCTGCTCAAGGACAAGAAAAAAGCGGACGGCAAAGTCCTGTTTGTCCTTTTGGAAGGACAGGGAAAGGGTGTGCTCCGTCCGCTTGAGATGCCTTTGATCCAGCACCTCGTCATTGCAAAACCGATATTCTAG
- a CDS encoding FMN-binding protein — translation MTKNIKYALILLSICAVCAFALALTNSITEPVIIKMDAEKRLNALKAVSGGYTIGEQKEVSGHAYVTYAIELSDNSKTAGYIVGLKSAGYGGEMTLVASYTTQGEMLFAQLLTHTETPGLGKKAEEAGYMDKFKGTGAAKPVPTNKTMLGDSEAQAVSGSSVTFTAVAKAINGGSEYVKSLGGAK, via the coding sequence ATGACCAAGAATATTAAATATGCCCTGATCCTTCTCTCTATCTGTGCCGTCTGTGCTTTCGCCCTGGCCTTGACGAATTCCATCACAGAGCCGGTCATCATCAAAATGGACGCTGAAAAACGTCTCAATGCCCTGAAGGCGGTAAGCGGCGGTTATACGATTGGTGAGCAGAAAGAAGTCAGTGGCCATGCATATGTAACGTATGCTATAGAGCTTTCCGACAATTCCAAGACTGCCGGCTACATCGTGGGACTGAAGAGTGCAGGCTATGGCGGTGAGATGACCTTGGTTGCATCCTATACCACACAAGGTGAAATGCTGTTTGCTCAGCTTTTAACCCATACCGAGACTCCTGGACTTGGTAAGAAAGCCGAGGAAGCAGGGTACATGGACAAGTTCAAGGGAACCGGTGCTGCTAAGCCGGTACCGACGAATAAAACCATGCTCGGCGATAGTGAGGCCCAAGCTGTAAGCGGCTCGTCGGTGACCTTCACAGCAGTTGCAAAGGCCATAAACGGTGGCAGCGAGTATGTGAAAAGCCTTGGAGGTGCAAAGTGA
- a CDS encoding cysteine desulfurase family protein yields MHEIRYFDNAATTSISAAALDAYTKAVEHYRGNPSSLHQEGREAKAFLQQTREDIAGLLGVDAAALTFTSGATEANAIILSSLIWKERKGQVILSGIEHPSVSEYSRLLKQLGWKVTVLPAPRGFVQKEDLQRALSSETRMVSIMLVNNVTGSIQDVGGLVEVVRTFEAGHNNRKIHFHTDATQALGKIRFDLKSMGVDSAAFSAHKLHGPRGVGMLYNTNAGIESLSRGGAQEQGLRPGTENLGGIAAMHQAIKEAFSNLEENFEQVSSLNRYLRDRLTFLPVLSPPENCSPYILTLSHPTLPSEVFTRLLFDQGFCVSSGSACSNNAKQKSQGVLSAMAFSPQLAKNSIRISLSKDTTEHDAEALALTITHLNLEHA; encoded by the coding sequence ATGCACGAGATACGATATTTTGACAATGCAGCCACCACCAGCATAAGCGCAGCCGCACTGGATGCTTATACGAAGGCGGTTGAGCATTATAGAGGCAATCCATCATCCCTTCATCAGGAAGGAAGAGAAGCCAAAGCCTTCCTTCAGCAGACCAGGGAAGATATCGCAGGCCTGCTTGGCGTGGATGCAGCCGCCCTTACCTTCACCAGCGGGGCCACCGAGGCAAATGCCATCATCCTCAGCAGTCTGATCTGGAAGGAACGCAAGGGCCAGGTCATCCTCAGCGGCATTGAGCACCCTTCGGTCTCCGAGTATTCCAGGCTGCTCAAGCAATTGGGATGGAAGGTGACTGTTCTTCCGGCCCCCAGGGGTTTTGTACAGAAAGAGGATTTGCAACGGGCCTTGAGCAGTGAAACACGGATGGTGAGCATCATGCTGGTCAACAATGTCACCGGCTCGATTCAGGATGTCGGTGGTTTAGTCGAGGTTGTCCGTACCTTTGAAGCAGGGCATAACAACCGCAAGATCCATTTCCACACCGATGCGACCCAGGCCTTGGGCAAAATCAGGTTCGACTTGAAAAGCATGGGTGTGGATAGTGCCGCCTTCAGTGCACACAAGCTTCACGGACCCCGAGGCGTCGGAATGCTGTACAACACCAACGCCGGTATAGAGAGCCTCTCCCGCGGAGGCGCCCAGGAACAGGGACTGCGACCGGGGACGGAGAACCTGGGCGGAATAGCAGCTATGCATCAAGCCATCAAGGAGGCCTTCAGCAACCTGGAGGAAAATTTTGAGCAAGTGAGTTCACTGAATAGGTATCTGAGGGATCGGCTCACATTCCTGCCCGTCCTCTCCCCGCCGGAGAACTGCTCTCCCTACATTCTCACCCTATCCCATCCAACCCTTCCCAGCGAAGTGTTCACCCGCCTTCTCTTCGACCAGGGATTCTGCGTTTCCAGCGGATCCGCCTGCTCGAACAACGCCAAGCAGAAATCACAAGGGGTGCTGTCTGCCATGGCTTTTTCGCCACAGCTTGCAAAGAACAGCATCCGCATCTCATTGTCGAAGGATACGACGGAACATGACGCCGAGGCCTTGGCACTAACCATCACACACCTTAATTTGGAGCACGCATGA
- a CDS encoding oligonucleotide/oligosaccharide-binding fold domain-containing protein, producing the protein MKHLPVYLHRQEILDGLAKNQVIIVESPTGSGKTTQIPLILHEAGYADQLQVGITQPRRIATLSVSDFIKRQVGKDDGFVGYKMRFEDTTTSNTRIKVMTDGILLMELKADPLLRSYSVILVDEAHERSLNIDFILGLLKEVMAQRKEFKVIISSATINTKVFSEFFDNAPIVSIDARIYPVQVIYKPLERETLDYQIQAITGIVMAEARKHSGDILVFMSGEFDITTCVNALYMADPDHLLEIYPLFGRLSKEEQESVFNETGAGKTKVVVATNIAETSVTIDGISTVIDCGIAKINFYNQKDFTSSLVPLPTSRSSCEQRKGRAGRTKAGVCYRLYSEEDYQSRLPYGTEEILRTDLSEVVLRMSDLSIYDYEHFPFITRPKHSAIASAEDTLRFIGAIDEYRRLTSVGSLMCRFPLLPRHSRVIVEAMMNHPEVLEEVLIAVSFLSTKTPFLLIPGEEEQSRAAHKRFNNSEYGDFVSYLNIYRQYTANTGKEAKQKFCKRSYLDFQGMQEIVHVNEQLGEICSDIGFPISSGGTVREYLSCIASGLMQYVCIKAKGNMYKSLTADQVFIHPGSAYFKTLPQFIIAGEIVQTSRLYARSVSPLEKAWLDDISSELYPRLTALAKGEKPSRKEEREEKKGKAEEKGKATITVYKRTYPTLVIGKKKQKLVAVIPLEDLTYLVQANEKAPKRPKNFPATLMHQGFYIHYGDKFFSILELQGKLKIDQGILDNPPSGVYTIEDASTLVDNLIWLLAFTKSKKERKQLHFTALEESGNGNYRFTAVEDCFDALDTSLFTLLQLADSLEAAGQKNLAKRVDKVYGTLLKLVE; encoded by the coding sequence ATGAAACATTTGCCGGTGTATCTCCATCGGCAGGAAATCCTTGATGGACTTGCGAAGAACCAAGTCATCATAGTCGAAAGTCCAACCGGAAGCGGCAAGACTACGCAAATCCCCCTGATTCTTCACGAAGCAGGCTATGCAGACCAGTTGCAGGTCGGAATAACACAACCCAGACGCATTGCAACGCTCAGCGTCAGCGATTTCATCAAGCGCCAGGTCGGCAAGGACGACGGTTTTGTCGGCTACAAGATGCGTTTTGAAGACACTACTACATCCAACACCCGCATCAAGGTCATGACCGACGGCATTTTGCTCATGGAGTTGAAGGCCGACCCGTTGCTTCGTTCTTATTCAGTGATTCTGGTAGATGAAGCCCATGAGCGTTCGTTGAACATCGATTTCATTCTCGGCCTCTTGAAGGAAGTCATGGCACAACGCAAGGAGTTCAAGGTCATCATCTCCAGCGCAACGATCAATACAAAAGTATTCAGCGAATTCTTTGACAATGCCCCGATCGTCAGCATCGACGCCCGCATCTATCCCGTCCAGGTAATCTACAAGCCGTTGGAACGGGAGACGCTGGATTATCAGATCCAGGCCATCACCGGCATCGTCATGGCAGAGGCAAGAAAACATTCAGGCGACATCCTGGTGTTCATGAGCGGAGAGTTTGACATCACGACTTGTGTCAATGCACTGTATATGGCCGATCCCGATCATCTGCTTGAAATCTATCCCTTGTTCGGACGATTGAGCAAGGAGGAGCAGGAGTCGGTCTTCAATGAGACCGGAGCGGGCAAGACGAAGGTGGTTGTTGCAACCAATATTGCTGAAACCTCGGTTACCATCGACGGAATATCAACGGTCATCGACTGCGGCATTGCAAAAATCAACTTCTACAATCAGAAGGACTTCACCTCTTCCCTGGTTCCGCTGCCAACCAGCCGTTCGAGCTGCGAGCAACGCAAGGGACGTGCAGGACGTACGAAAGCGGGCGTCTGTTACCGCCTCTATAGCGAGGAGGATTACCAGAGCAGGCTCCCCTATGGAACCGAAGAAATCCTGAGAACCGACCTCAGCGAAGTCGTTTTGAGGATGAGCGACCTTTCCATCTACGACTACGAGCACTTTCCCTTCATCACCCGTCCCAAGCACAGTGCCATTGCCAGCGCCGAGGACACGCTTCGTTTCATCGGCGCCATCGACGAGTACCGCCGACTTACCTCGGTCGGATCATTGATGTGCCGCTTCCCCCTGCTGCCCCGCCATTCACGGGTGATTGTCGAGGCGATGATGAACCACCCCGAGGTTCTCGAGGAAGTGCTGATCGCTGTCTCCTTCCTCTCCACCAAGACTCCATTCCTGTTGATTCCCGGCGAGGAGGAGCAGAGTCGTGCTGCCCACAAGCGTTTCAACAACTCAGAATACGGCGACTTCGTCTCATATTTGAACATATATCGCCAATACACAGCGAACACCGGCAAGGAAGCAAAACAGAAGTTCTGCAAGCGCAGCTATCTCGATTTCCAAGGAATGCAGGAAATCGTCCATGTCAATGAACAGCTCGGAGAGATATGCTCGGACATCGGTTTTCCCATTTCCAGCGGAGGGACTGTGCGCGAATACCTGAGTTGCATCGCCAGCGGCTTGATGCAATATGTATGCATCAAGGCGAAAGGCAATATGTACAAAAGCCTGACTGCAGACCAGGTGTTCATTCACCCCGGAAGCGCATACTTCAAAACGCTTCCCCAATTCATCATCGCCGGCGAGATCGTTCAGACCAGCCGACTGTACGCCCGCAGCGTAAGTCCGCTGGAGAAGGCATGGCTGGATGACATCTCCAGCGAGCTCTATCCTCGGCTCACCGCCCTGGCCAAGGGTGAAAAACCTTCCCGCAAAGAGGAGCGCGAAGAGAAGAAGGGAAAAGCCGAGGAAAAGGGAAAGGCTACCATCACAGTCTACAAGCGCACCTACCCGACCTTGGTCATCGGAAAGAAGAAGCAGAAACTGGTGGCCGTCATCCCGCTCGAAGACCTCACCTACCTGGTACAGGCCAACGAGAAGGCCCCCAAGCGTCCCAAGAACTTCCCCGCAACCCTCATGCACCAGGGATTCTATATTCATTATGGTGATAAGTTCTTCTCTATTTTGGAATTGCAGGGTAAACTGAAGATCGATCAGGGTATATTGGACAATCCTCCGTCGGGAGTCTACACCATAGAGGATGCGTCGACCTTGGTAGACAACCTGATATGGTTGCTCGCATTCACCAAGAGCAAGAAAGAGCGCAAGCAGCTGCATTTCACGGCCTTGGAAGAGAGCGGCAACGGCAACTATCGATTCACTGCCGTTGAAGACTGTTTCGATGCCTTGGACACTTCGCTGTTCACCCTGCTTCAGCTCGCCGACTCTTTGGAGGCGGCAGGTCAAAAAAACCTTGCCAAGCGGGTGGACAAGGTCTATGGAACACTATTGAAGTTGGTCGAATGA